One region of Polynucleobacter sp. SHI8 genomic DNA includes:
- the rpoB gene encoding DNA-directed RNA polymerase subunit beta — MAYSFTERKRIRKSFAKRLNNHQVPYLLTTQLESYTKFLQERTLQHSRLNEGLQAAFLSIFPIVSNNGFARMEYVSYQLSPPPFDVKECQQRGLTFHSALRAKVRLIINDREAPTKVKEIKEQEVYMGEIPLMTDTGSFVINGTERVIVSQLHRSPGVFFEHDKGKTHSSGKLLFSARIIPYRGSWLDFEFDPKDILYFRVDRRRKMPVTILLKALGLNVEQTLANFFKFDHIEINNDGVSVEFVPERLRGEVARFDITDRNGVVVVQKDKRINAKHIRELEAAKTQMIHSPDEYLIGRVLAKNIIDEETGEVLANANDEVTEGILAKLREAGVKKVETIYTNDLDQGGYISQTLRVDETADQMAARIAIYRMMRPGEPPTEDAVEALFARLFFNEDSYDLSRVGRMKVNSRLNRAEMEGSMVLSNEDILDSIKLLVDLRNGKGEVDDIDHLGNRRVRCVGELAENQFRAGLARVERAVKERLGQAETENLMPHDLINSKPISSAIREFFGSSQLSQFMDQTNPLSEITHKRRISALGPGGLTRERAGFEVRDVHPTHYGRVCPIETPEGPNIGLINSLALFARLNEHGFLETPYRKVVDSKVTEQVDYLSAIEEAKYVIAQANATISDKGLLADELVSAREAGETKMVMPEKINYIDVAPSQIVSAAASLVPFLEHDDANRALMGANMQRQAVPCLRPNKPLVGTGLERTVAVDSGTVVMATRGGVVDYVDANRIVIRVNDEETAVGEVGVDIYNLIKYTRSNQNTNINQRPIVKVGDHIARGDVVADGASTDLGELALGQNMTVAFMPWNGYNFEDSILISEKVVADDRYTSIHIEELSVVARDTKLGPEDITRDISNLAESQLSRLDESGIVYIGAEVEAGDVLVGKVTPKGETQLTPEEKLLRAIFGEKASDVKDTSLRVPSGMTGTVIDVQVFTREGVERDQRAQSIIQEELHRYRLDLNDQLRIVEGDAFSRLEKLLLNKEANGGPNKLAKGTKVSAEYLLGIDKYHWFDVRLADEDMSSQVDSIKESIEAKRKQFDEAFTEKQRKLTQGDELQPGVTKMVKVYLAVKRRLQPGDKMAGRHGNKGVVSKIAPVEDMPYMADGTPVDIVLNPLGVPSRMNVGQILETHLGWAALGIGKRINAMIQAQAKVMELRTFLTSLYNETGRIEELDKLSDDEILELAKNLREGTPFATPVFDGATEGEIAKMLELAYPPEIAGPLGMTASRQQMKLFDGQTGDAFERNVTVGVMHVLKLHHLVDDKMHARSTGPYSLVTQQPLGGKAQFGGQRFGEMEVWALEAYGASYVLQEMLTVKSDDVNGRTKVYENIVKGEHTIEAGMPESFNVLVKEIRSLGIDIDMERN; from the coding sequence ATGGCTTATAGCTTCACCGAACGCAAACGCATCCGTAAGAGCTTTGCTAAGCGCTTGAACAACCATCAGGTACCCTATTTATTAACGACTCAATTAGAGTCATATACTAAATTTTTACAAGAAAGAACATTGCAACACTCAAGACTTAATGAGGGATTGCAGGCGGCCTTTCTATCGATATTCCCGATTGTGTCCAATAATGGATTTGCAAGGATGGAGTATGTTTCATACCAATTATCACCGCCACCATTTGACGTTAAAGAATGTCAACAGCGTGGATTGACTTTCCATTCGGCACTTCGTGCAAAAGTTCGTTTAATTATTAACGATCGTGAAGCGCCTACAAAAGTAAAAGAAATTAAAGAGCAGGAAGTCTACATGGGAGAAATTCCTTTGATGACAGATACTGGTTCTTTTGTCATTAATGGTACAGAACGTGTGATTGTTTCTCAATTACATCGTTCACCAGGTGTGTTTTTCGAGCACGACAAAGGTAAAACACATAGTTCAGGAAAATTATTATTTTCCGCAAGAATTATTCCTTATCGTGGATCATGGTTAGATTTTGAATTTGATCCAAAAGATATTTTGTACTTCCGCGTTGACCGTCGTCGTAAGATGCCAGTAACAATTTTGTTAAAGGCATTAGGACTTAACGTAGAACAAACTCTCGCCAACTTCTTTAAATTTGACCATATTGAAATTAACAATGATGGCGTATCAGTAGAGTTCGTTCCTGAGCGCTTACGTGGTGAAGTGGCGCGTTTTGATATTACTGATCGTAATGGCGTTGTTGTAGTTCAAAAAGACAAACGTATTAACGCAAAGCATATTCGTGAATTAGAAGCTGCAAAAACTCAAATGATTCATTCACCTGATGAGTATTTAATTGGCCGTGTATTGGCTAAAAATATCATTGATGAAGAAACTGGCGAGGTTTTAGCAAATGCCAACGATGAAGTGACAGAAGGTATTTTGGCAAAGTTGCGTGAAGCCGGTGTAAAGAAAGTAGAAACGATTTACACAAATGACTTAGATCAGGGTGGATATATTTCCCAAACTCTCCGAGTGGACGAGACTGCAGATCAAATGGCTGCAAGAATTGCTATTTATCGCATGATGCGCCCAGGTGAGCCGCCAACAGAAGATGCGGTTGAGGCTTTGTTTGCACGGTTATTCTTTAACGAAGATTCATATGACTTATCTCGTGTAGGTCGCATGAAGGTAAATAGTCGTTTAAATCGCGCTGAAATGGAAGGTTCAATGGTCTTGTCCAATGAAGACATATTGGATTCGATTAAGTTACTTGTTGATTTAAGAAACGGTAAAGGCGAAGTTGATGACATCGACCACTTAGGTAATCGTCGCGTTCGTTGCGTAGGTGAGTTAGCTGAAAATCAATTTAGAGCTGGTTTGGCTCGTGTAGAACGTGCTGTTAAAGAACGTCTTGGACAAGCTGAAACCGAAAATCTAATGCCGCATGACTTAATTAATAGCAAACCGATTTCATCTGCTATTCGTGAGTTCTTTGGATCTTCACAACTTTCTCAGTTTATGGATCAAACTAATCCATTATCAGAAATCACACACAAGCGTCGTATTTCAGCGCTTGGACCTGGTGGTTTGACGCGTGAAAGAGCTGGCTTTGAAGTTCGTGACGTGCACCCAACACACTATGGTCGTGTCTGTCCGATAGAAACCCCTGAGGGACCAAACATTGGTTTGATCAATTCATTAGCCTTATTTGCAAGACTGAATGAACATGGGTTTTTAGAAACTCCATACAGAAAAGTTGTGGATAGCAAAGTAACTGAACAAGTTGATTATTTGTCTGCAATCGAAGAAGCTAAATATGTAATTGCACAGGCAAATGCAACTATCAGTGATAAAGGTTTATTGGCTGATGAGTTGGTGTCTGCGCGTGAAGCTGGTGAAACCAAAATGGTTATGCCAGAAAAAATCAATTACATTGACGTGGCTCCTAGCCAAATTGTTTCAGCGGCAGCATCATTAGTACCATTCTTAGAGCACGATGATGCGAACCGTGCGTTGATGGGCGCAAACATGCAACGTCAGGCCGTGCCTTGCTTAAGACCAAATAAGCCTTTAGTTGGAACAGGCCTTGAAAGAACGGTTGCGGTTGACTCTGGAACGGTTGTTATGGCAACGCGTGGTGGAGTTGTGGATTATGTTGACGCCAATCGTATTGTGATTCGTGTGAACGATGAAGAAACAGCTGTCGGCGAAGTCGGTGTAGATATTTATAACTTAATTAAATACACAAGATCAAACCAAAATACCAATATTAATCAACGTCCAATCGTTAAGGTTGGTGATCATATTGCACGTGGCGATGTAGTCGCGGACGGCGCTTCAACGGACTTGGGTGAATTGGCATTGGGTCAAAACATGACTGTGGCATTTATGCCATGGAATGGCTATAACTTCGAAGACTCGATTCTTATTTCAGAAAAAGTTGTAGCAGATGATCGATACACATCTATTCATATTGAAGAATTATCTGTTGTTGCTCGAGATACAAAGCTTGGACCTGAAGATATTACTCGCGATATTTCTAACTTAGCTGAGTCACAACTCAGCCGTTTAGATGAAAGTGGTATTGTTTATATTGGTGCAGAAGTCGAAGCTGGTGACGTTCTTGTCGGTAAAGTTACACCTAAGGGTGAAACTCAATTAACTCCAGAAGAGAAATTGTTACGTGCAATTTTCGGTGAAAAGGCTTCTGATGTTAAAGACACATCACTTCGTGTTCCATCAGGAATGACAGGAACTGTGATTGATGTTCAAGTCTTCACTCGTGAAGGTGTTGAACGCGATCAACGTGCTCAGTCCATTATTCAGGAAGAGTTGCACCGTTATCGACTAGACTTAAACGATCAATTGCGTATTGTTGAAGGTGATGCATTTAGCCGTTTAGAGAAGCTACTCTTAAACAAAGAAGCAAACGGTGGTCCAAACAAGCTCGCAAAAGGCACTAAAGTGTCTGCAGAGTATTTGCTAGGTATTGACAAATATCATTGGTTCGATGTTCGTTTGGCCGATGAAGACATGTCTTCACAGGTTGATTCAATTAAAGAGTCTATTGAAGCAAAACGTAAGCAGTTTGATGAGGCCTTTACAGAGAAACAGCGTAAGTTAACGCAGGGTGATGAATTACAGCCAGGCGTAACAAAGATGGTTAAAGTATATTTAGCCGTTAAGCGTCGCCTGCAACCTGGTGACAAGATGGCTGGACGTCACGGAAACAAAGGGGTTGTTTCAAAAATAGCACCAGTGGAAGATATGCCATACATGGCAGACGGAACGCCGGTTGATATTGTATTGAACCCACTTGGTGTTCCATCACGGATGAACGTCGGTCAAATTTTAGAAACCCACTTAGGTTGGGCTGCTTTGGGCATAGGTAAGCGTATTAATGCCATGATTCAAGCTCAGGCAAAAGTGATGGAGTTACGCACTTTCTTGACAAGCCTCTATAACGAGACTGGTCGCATTGAAGAGTTAGATAAATTATCTGACGATGAAATTTTAGAGTTGGCCAAGAATTTACGTGAAGGTACGCCATTTGCAACGCCAGTTTTTGATGGCGCGACAGAAGGTGAAATTGCCAAAATGCTAGAGCTTGCCTATCCTCCAGAAATTGCTGGACCATTAGGTATGACTGCTTCAAGACAACAAATGAAGTTGTTTGATGGTCAAACTGGCGATGCATTTGAAAGAAATGTAACCGTTGGAGTGATGCACGTTCTCAAACTTCACCATTTGGTTGATGACAAGATGCATGCTCGATCTACTGGACCTTACTCACTTGTTACACAACAACCACTCGGCGGTAAAGCGCAATTTGGTGGTCAAAGATTTGGTGAGATGGAAGTTTGGGCATTGGAAGCTTATGGCGCATCTTATGTTCTTCAAGAGATGCTCACAGTTAAGTCAGATGATGTGAACGGACGTACAAAAGTCTACGAGAACATTGTCAAAGGTGAGCACACGATTGAAGCTGGAATGCCTGAGTCCTTTAATGTTCTGGTAAAAGAAATCAGATCATTAGGAATTGATATCGATATGGAGCGTAATTAA
- the rpoC gene encoding DNA-directed RNA polymerase subunit beta' yields MKALLDLFKQAHGDEQFDAIKIGLASPEKIRSWSYGEVRKPETINYRTFKPERDGLFCAKIFGPIKDYECLCGKYKRLKFRGVICEKCGVEVTLAKVRRERMGHIDLAAPVAHIWFLKSLPSRLGMVLDMTLRDIERVLYFEAYVVVDPGLTPDGVMKRGQIMSEDEYAAKVEEHGEGAFTAKMGAEGIRDLLRSIQIDREVETLRADLKATGSDAKIKKYAKRLKVLEAFQTSGIKPDWMILDVLPVLPPELRPLVPLDGGRFATSDLNDLYRRVINRNNRLKKLLELRAPEIIVRNEKRMLQEAVDSLLDNGRRGKAMTGANKRPLKSLAEMIKGKGGRFRQNLLGKRVDYSGRSVIVVGPNLKLHQCGLPKLMALELFKPFIFNKLETLGIATTIKAAKKEVENQTAIVWDILEEVIRQHPVMLNRAPTLHRLGIQAFEPLLIEGKAIQLHPLVCAAFNADFDGDQMAVHVPLSLEAQMEARSLMLASNNILFPANGEPSIVPSQDIVLGLYYATRDKINGKGEGLFFADISEVLRAYDAGQVELASRIAVRINEWDVVDKKAEGEARFQKKTTLYPTSVGRAILSEILPKGMAFENINKPLKKKEISRLINTSFRKCGLRETVIFADRLLQSGFKLATKAGISIAIDDMLIPAQKEKIIHDASSKVKEYEKQFMSGLVTNQERYNNVVDIWGAAGDQVGKAMMEQLSQETVEDRHGAQVKQESFNAIYMMADSGARGSAAQIRQLAGMRGLMAKPDGSIIETPITANFREGLNVLQYFISTHGARKGLADTALKTANSGYLTRRLCDVTQDLVVIEDDCGAVDGVTMKALVEGGEIIEALRDRILGRVTIGEVIHPDTQQTIVDDDTLLDEDMVDDIVASGLDEVKVRTVLACKTRYGLCAKCYGRDLGRGGLVNVGEAVGVIAAQSIGEPGTQLTMRTFHIGGAASRALVASNVEAKSSGIVRFSSSMRYITNPKGEQIVISRSGEALITDDHGRERERHKVPYGATLLVSDGGVVKAGASLATWDPLTRPIISEFAGQIHFENVEEGVTVAKQVDDVTGLSTLVVIDGKRRSAAAKGIRPIIKILDESGAEVKLAGTDHPVTIGLQFGALITVKDGQAVKTGEVLARIPIESQKTRDITGGLPRVAELFEGRSPKDAAVLAKITGTVSFGKETKGKQRLVITDMDGESHEFLIPKEKQVLVHDGQVVNKGEMIVEGPADPHDILNLKGIEELSMYIVDEVQDVYRLQGVKINDKHIEVIVRQMLRRVQVVDAGETNFITGEQVERSKLFDENDRVIAEGKRPAIYENVLLGITKASLSTDSFISAASFQETTRVLTEAAIMGKVDTLRGLKENVIIGRLIPAGTGLSYRKARKAREQFERDRAQTIAAEEAFITPVEEAPVADAE; encoded by the coding sequence ATGAAAGCACTGCTGGATTTATTTAAACAAGCGCATGGTGATGAACAGTTTGATGCAATCAAAATTGGTTTAGCATCACCAGAAAAAATTCGCTCATGGTCTTATGGAGAAGTTCGTAAGCCTGAAACAATTAACTACAGAACTTTCAAGCCGGAGCGTGATGGCTTATTCTGCGCCAAAATTTTTGGCCCTATCAAAGACTATGAGTGCTTGTGTGGAAAATATAAGCGCTTGAAGTTTAGAGGTGTTATTTGTGAAAAATGTGGCGTTGAGGTTACATTAGCAAAAGTACGTCGTGAGCGCATGGGTCATATTGACTTAGCTGCACCAGTCGCACATATTTGGTTTTTAAAGTCATTACCATCCCGTCTCGGTATGGTTTTGGACATGACCTTGCGCGATATCGAGCGTGTTCTTTATTTTGAAGCATATGTAGTAGTTGATCCAGGCTTAACTCCTGATGGAGTAATGAAGCGTGGACAAATTATGTCCGAAGACGAGTATGCTGCCAAAGTTGAAGAGCATGGCGAAGGAGCATTTACAGCCAAAATGGGCGCTGAAGGTATTCGTGATCTTTTGAGAAGTATCCAGATTGATCGCGAAGTAGAAACTTTACGTGCAGATTTAAAAGCAACTGGTAGCGATGCAAAAATTAAAAAATACGCAAAGCGCTTAAAAGTTTTAGAGGCGTTTCAAACCTCTGGAATCAAACCTGATTGGATGATTTTAGATGTATTGCCTGTATTGCCACCAGAGTTACGTCCATTAGTTCCATTGGATGGCGGACGTTTTGCAACTTCTGATTTAAATGACTTATATCGTCGTGTAATCAATCGTAATAATCGTTTAAAGAAATTGCTTGAACTGCGCGCACCAGAAATTATTGTGCGTAACGAAAAGCGTATGTTACAAGAAGCCGTTGACTCATTACTAGACAATGGTCGTCGTGGTAAAGCGATGACTGGTGCCAATAAGCGCCCTCTTAAATCTCTTGCAGAGATGATTAAAGGTAAGGGCGGTCGTTTCCGTCAAAACTTGTTGGGTAAACGCGTAGACTATTCTGGTCGTTCAGTCATTGTGGTTGGACCAAATCTGAAATTACATCAGTGTGGTTTGCCAAAATTGATGGCTTTAGAATTATTTAAGCCATTTATTTTTAACAAGCTTGAGACTCTTGGCATTGCTACCACGATTAAAGCAGCGAAGAAGGAAGTTGAAAACCAAACGGCAATCGTTTGGGATATCTTAGAAGAAGTGATTCGTCAACATCCAGTGATGTTGAATCGTGCTCCAACCCTTCACCGTTTAGGGATCCAAGCATTTGAACCCCTCTTAATTGAAGGTAAAGCGATTCAATTACACCCATTAGTTTGCGCCGCATTTAACGCTGACTTTGACGGTGACCAAATGGCGGTTCACGTACCTTTATCACTCGAAGCCCAAATGGAAGCACGTTCACTCATGCTTGCATCGAACAATATCCTCTTCCCGGCAAACGGCGAGCCATCCATTGTTCCTTCACAAGATATCGTTTTAGGCTTGTACTATGCAACACGTGACAAGATTAACGGTAAAGGCGAAGGCTTGTTTTTTGCTGATATCTCTGAAGTATTGCGTGCATATGATGCGGGACAAGTTGAACTTGCCTCACGTATTGCCGTAAGAATTAATGAGTGGGATGTTGTAGATAAAAAAGCAGAAGGCGAGGCCCGTTTTCAGAAAAAGACAACTCTTTATCCCACCTCTGTAGGGCGTGCTATTTTGTCTGAGATTTTGCCCAAAGGCATGGCATTTGAAAACATTAACAAGCCACTGAAGAAAAAAGAAATCTCTCGCTTGATCAACACCTCATTCCGTAAGTGTGGATTGCGCGAAACCGTGATTTTTGCTGACAGACTTTTACAATCTGGATTTAAGTTAGCAACCAAGGCGGGTATCTCTATTGCTATTGATGACATGCTCATTCCAGCGCAAAAAGAGAAGATCATTCATGATGCTTCAAGCAAAGTGAAAGAGTATGAAAAGCAATTTATGTCTGGTTTAGTGACCAATCAAGAGCGTTATAACAACGTTGTTGATATTTGGGGTGCTGCTGGAGATCAAGTTGGTAAAGCAATGATGGAGCAATTATCTCAAGAGACTGTTGAAGATCGTCATGGCGCGCAAGTTAAGCAAGAGTCATTTAATGCAATTTATATGATGGCTGATTCTGGAGCCCGTGGATCGGCCGCTCAGATTCGTCAACTTGCGGGTATGCGTGGCTTGATGGCAAAGCCAGATGGCTCCATTATTGAGACACCAATTACTGCGAACTTCCGTGAAGGTTTGAATGTTTTGCAATACTTTATTTCAACGCACGGCGCACGTAAAGGTCTAGCTGATACGGCTCTCAAAACTGCAAACTCAGGTTATTTAACACGTCGACTTTGTGATGTTACGCAAGATCTCGTGGTTATTGAAGATGATTGCGGCGCAGTTGATGGCGTAACCATGAAGGCGTTGGTTGAGGGCGGTGAGATTATTGAAGCACTTCGCGATCGTATTTTAGGTCGTGTGACAATTGGTGAAGTAATCCACCCTGATACCCAACAAACGATTGTTGATGATGATACTTTGTTAGATGAAGACATGGTGGATGACATCGTTGCTTCAGGATTAGATGAAGTAAAAGTAAGAACTGTGCTTGCATGTAAAACACGTTATGGTTTATGCGCGAAGTGTTATGGCCGTGATTTAGGTCGTGGTGGCTTAGTTAACGTAGGTGAGGCAGTCGGTGTGATAGCTGCTCAGTCAATTGGTGAGCCAGGAACGCAGTTAACTATGCGCACATTCCACATTGGTGGTGCGGCGTCTCGTGCTTTAGTTGCAAGTAACGTTGAGGCGAAATCAAGCGGTATTGTACGTTTCTCATCTTCAATGAGATACATCACAAATCCAAAAGGTGAGCAAATCGTTATTTCACGATCTGGAGAAGCTTTAATTACTGATGATCATGGACGTGAGCGTGAGCGTCATAAAGTTCCATACGGCGCAACACTTTTAGTGAGTGATGGCGGCGTTGTTAAGGCTGGTGCAAGCTTGGCTACTTGGGATCCATTGACTCGTCCAATTATTTCTGAGTTTGCTGGTCAAATCCACTTCGAAAACGTAGAAGAGGGTGTAACCGTTGCGAAACAAGTGGATGATGTAACTGGCCTCTCTACATTGGTTGTTATTGATGGTAAGCGTAGAAGTGCCGCTGCTAAAGGTATTCGTCCAATTATCAAGATTCTTGATGAGTCAGGTGCTGAAGTGAAATTGGCAGGTACAGATCACCCAGTAACTATCGGACTTCAATTTGGAGCTTTGATTACCGTTAAGGATGGTCAAGCCGTTAAGACTGGTGAAGTTCTTGCTCGTATTCCAATTGAGTCACAGAAAACACGTGACATTACCGGTGGTTTACCGAGAGTTGCTGAGTTGTTTGAAGGGCGCTCTCCAAAAGATGCAGCGGTTCTTGCGAAGATTACAGGAACAGTTTCGTTTGGTAAGGAAACTAAAGGTAAACAACGTTTGGTTATTACGGACATGGATGGTGAGTCACATGAGTTCTTAATTCCAAAAGAGAAACAAGTATTGGTTCATGACGGTCAAGTTGTCAATAAAGGCGAGATGATTGTCGAAGGCCCTGCAGATCCGCATGATATTTTGAATCTGAAAGGCATTGAGGAGCTCTCCATGTACATTGTGGACGAGGTGCAAGACGTCTACCGTTTACAAGGCGTAAAAATCAATGACAAGCATATTGAGGTCATTGTTCGTCAAATGTTACGCCGTGTTCAAGTTGTTGATGCTGGTGAAACGAACTTTATTACCGGTGAACAAGTTGAGAGATCCAAACTGTTTGATGAGAATGACCGAGTGATTGCTGAAGGAAAGCGCCCAGCTATATACGAAAACGTATTGTTGGGTATTACAAAAGCGTCTTTATCTACTGATAGCTTTATTTCAGCGGCATCTTTCCAAGAAACGACGCGTGTTCTTACTGAAGCTGCGATTATGGGCAAAGTTGACACATTACGTGGACTGAAAGAAAACGTCATTATTGGCCGTTTGATTCCAGCTGGAACGGGCTTGTCATATCGTAAAGCACGTAAGGCAAGAGAGCAGTTTGAGCGTGATCGTGCACAAACGATTGCAGCTGAAGAGGCTTTTATTACCCCTGTAGAAGAAGCGCCGGTAGCCGACGCTGAGTAA
- the rpsL gene encoding 30S ribosomal protein S12 yields the protein MPTINQLLKKPRTNLVVKSKSPALQNSPQRRGVCTRVYTTTPKKPNSALRKVAKVRLTNGFEVISYIGGEGHNLQEHSVVLIRGGRVKDLPGVRYHIVRGSLDLQGVKDRKQSRSKYGAKKAKKA from the coding sequence ATGCCAACAATTAACCAGTTGCTCAAAAAGCCCCGAACCAACTTAGTGGTAAAGAGCAAGAGTCCAGCTTTACAAAATAGTCCGCAAAGACGTGGAGTTTGCACGCGTGTATATACTACAACGCCAAAAAAGCCGAACTCTGCATTGCGTAAAGTCGCTAAGGTACGCTTGACCAATGGTTTCGAGGTCATTTCATACATTGGCGGTGAAGGTCACAATCTTCAGGAACACTCCGTGGTTCTGATTCGTGGCGGTCGTGTAAAGGATTTACCAGGTGTTCGTTATCACATTGTTCGTGGATCATTAGACTTACAAGGTGTTAAGGATCGTAAACAATCTCGCTCCAAGTATGGTGCGAAGAAAGCCAAGAAAGCTTAA
- the rpsG gene encoding 30S ribosomal protein S7: MPRRREVPKREILPDPKFGNVEVAKFMNVLMLDGKKSVAERIVYGAFEHIEKKANKPPLDVFSVAMGNVKPMVEVKSRRVGGANYQVPVEVRPSRRLALAMRWLREAAKKRSEKSMAQRLANELLEASEGRGGAMKKRDEVHRMAEANKAFSHFRF, from the coding sequence ATGCCACGTCGTAGAGAAGTACCCAAGAGAGAAATTCTCCCAGACCCAAAATTCGGGAATGTCGAAGTAGCTAAATTCATGAACGTACTCATGTTGGACGGCAAAAAATCTGTTGCAGAGCGTATTGTTTATGGCGCTTTTGAGCATATCGAGAAAAAGGCAAATAAACCACCCTTGGACGTTTTTTCTGTAGCTATGGGAAATGTTAAGCCAATGGTTGAGGTAAAAAGTCGTCGTGTAGGTGGCGCAAACTATCAAGTTCCAGTGGAGGTTCGCCCTTCACGTCGTTTAGCTCTGGCAATGCGTTGGTTAAGAGAGGCTGCTAAAAAGCGCAGTGAAAAATCAATGGCGCAACGCTTGGCAAATGAATTATTAGAAGCTTCAGAAGGTCGTGGCGGCGCAATGAAAAAGCGTGATGAAGTGCACCGCATGGCTGAAGCAAACAAAGCATTCTCACATTTCCGTTTTTAA